The following are from one region of the Lepeophtheirus salmonis chromosome 8, UVic_Lsal_1.4, whole genome shotgun sequence genome:
- the Nop60B gene encoding H/ACA ribonucleoprotein complex subunit 4 — MSEVELSEKKKKRKSSAKSVGDLQAEGSFRVEPSDKPAKALDTSEWPLLLKNFDRLNVRTNHYTPLPHGSSPLQRDISTYVKSGYINLDKPANPSSHEVVAWIKRILRVDKTGHSGTLDPKVTGCLIVCIDRATRLVKSQQCAGKEYVCIYRLHESVERKRLQQEFSRLKGALFQRPPLISAVKRQLRVRTVYESKLIEHDDERNMGIFWVSCEAGSYVRTICVHMGLLLGCGGQMQELRRVRSGIQGEMDGLSTMHDVLDAQWLYDHHKDEAYLRRVVRPLEALLTGHKRIIMKDSSVNAVCYGAKIMLPGVLRYEDGIELNEQIVVCTTKGEAICLAIALMTTSNICSCDHGVVAKIKRVIMERDTYPRKWGLGPKASFKKEMIKSGKLDKYGKPNENTPANWKPSYEDYNIKPAEGAVTVKKEPVVTEVKRKRKDSSEESETEAKKEKKKKKKKIKAELDPEVEVKKETLEDEDTSNEVNGDKKKKKKKKDKKSKKDKSEDSD; from the coding sequence ATGTCTGAAGTCGAATTAtccgagaaaaaaaagaaaagaaagagttCCGCCAAGAGTGTGGGTGATCTCCAAGCTGAGGGATCATTCCGTGTTGAGCCATCTGACAAGCCTGCAAAAGCACTCGATACTTCTGAATGGCCTCTATTACTCAAAAACTTTGATCGTCTCAACGTTCGTACCAATCATTACACTCCACTCCCTCATGGAAGTTCTCCTCTCCAAAGAGATATCTCCACATATGTTAAATCTGGGTATATTAACCTGGACAAACCCGCGAATCCTAGCTCCCATGAAGTTGTAGCCTGGATCAAACGCATACTTCGTGTAGATAAGACGGGTCACTCCGGAACCCTTGATCCTAAAGTTACTGGATGTCTAATTGTGTGTATTGATCGAGCCACGCGTCTTGTCAAATCTCAACAGTGTGCTGGAAAAGAATATGTCTGCATTTATCGTCTTCACGAGTCCGTAGAGAGGAAGCGTCTTCAACAGGAGTTTAGTCGTCTTAAAGGTGCCCTCTTCCAGAGACCCCCTCTCATATCAGCAGTCAAACGTCAGCTTCGTGTAAGAACTGTTTATGAGTCCAAGCTCATTGAACATGATGACGAGCGTAACATGGGTATATTTTGGGTATCATGTGAGGCAGGGAGCTATGTCCGTACTATTTGTGTACATATGGGGCTCTTACTTGGGTGTGGAGGTCAAATGCAGGAGTTGAGACGAGTTCGCTCAGGTATACAGGGTGAAATGGATGGACTTAGTACAATGCATGATGTTTTGGACGCACAATGGTTATATGATCACCATAAAGACGAAGCCTACTTGAGAAGAGTAGTTCGCCCTCTTGAAGCCCTTCTTACAGGGCACAAACGCATTATAATGAAGGACTCTTCCGTAAATGCTGTATGCTATGGTGCAAAAATCATGTTACCTGGTGTTCTTCGTTACGAAGATGGCATtgaattaaatgaacaaattgttGTGTGCACAACCAAAGGTGAGGCAATTTGTCTCGCCATTGCTCTCATGACCACATCTAACATTTGCTCTTGTGATCATGGTGTTGTCGCTAAAATTAAGAGAGTGATCATGGAGAGAGATACCTATCCTAGAAAATGGGGATTAGGTCCAAAGGCTTCTTTTAAGAAAGAAATGATCAAATCTGGAAAATTGGACAAATATGGTAAGCCAAATGAGAATACTCCCGCCAATTGGAAACCCAGTTATGAGGACTATAATATCAAGCCAGCTGAAGGAGCAGTGACTGTTAAGAAAGAACCTGTAGTTACGGAAGTAAAACGAAAACGCAAGGACTCAAGTGAGGAAAGTGAGACGGAAGCcaagaaggagaaaaagaagaaaaagaaaaagattaagGCTGAGTTAGATCCTGAGGTCGAAGTGAAGAAAGAGACCCTGGAGGATGAGGATACCTCAAACGAAGTAAATGGagacaaaaagaagaagaagaaaaagaaggataaaaagagtaaaaaggATAAATCAGAAGATAGTGATTAA
- the LOC121123420 gene encoding probable U3 small nucleolar RNA-associated protein 11, whose protein sequence is MYEAFRINSLLSKLKFFLSYLSDTDNIHLGTDFRRSPYYLSYVIYCIHLCILTDQYIHIVYSKPDLILFLSFFFIFFSMSSSLKKASKLQKTHRERHQPESRKNFGLLEKKKDYKIRAKDYNEKKVILKKLRQKALDKNPDEFYHHMINSELVDDVHEERLKNEKEEFTPEQIAVMQSQDIKYVIHRRSVESKKIEKLKSSLHLISTSGVSKNMHTFFVDEEREKKRFDVAKRLDTHPDLLDRSHNRPTNSTLDTVIISTPSRASDLLKEKRYKELDSRIKRERQLGIIEDKMRSKMLLKNKKDKPQKMVVTGSKTSAPIYKWAQERKR, encoded by the coding sequence ATGTATGAAGCATTCCGCATTAACTCTCTTTTATCCAAGTTAAAATTCTTTCTCTCCTATCTCAGTGATACTGATAACATCCACCTCGGAACTGACTTCCGTAGATCTCCGTACTATTTATCCTatgttatatattgtatacatttgTGTATATTAACTgatcaatacatacatatagtatattctAAACCGgacttgattttatttctttcattcttctttatttttttcagcatGTCGTCCTCCCTTAAAAAGGCTTCCAAGCTTCAAAAAACCCATAGGGAACGGCATCAGCCCGAGAGTCGTAAAAATTTTGGTCtcttggagaaaaaaaaggactaTAAGATCCGGGCTAAAGactacaatgaaaaaaaagtaatcttaaaaaaattaaggcaaAAGGCTTTAGATAAGAATCCGGATGAGTTCTATCATCACATGATCAACTCTGAACTAGTGGATGATGTCCACGAAGAAAGGCTAAAAAATGAGAAGGAGGAATTCACTCCTGAACAGATCGCAGTCATGCAAAGTCAGGACATTAAGTATGTGATACATCGAAGAAGTGTGGAGTCCAAGAAAATTGAAAAGCTCAAGTCGTCTCTTCATCTCATATCCACTTCTGGAGTCTCCAAAAATATGCatactttttttgtagatgaagaaagagaaaaaaaacggTTTGATGTAGCTAAACGTCTTGACACACATCCCGACCTACTAGATCGTTCACATAATCGTCCTACAAACTCAACACTAGACACAGTAATTATTAGTACTCCATCACGAGCATCAGACTTActcaaagaaaaaagatataaggAGTTGGATAGTCGAATTAAACGTGAGAGACAGCTAGGAATTATTGAAGATAAAATGCGATCCAAaatgcttttgaaaaataagaaggaTAAGCCACAGAAAATGGTTGTGACCGGCTCTAAAACATCGGCCCCCATCTATAAATGGGCTCaagaaagaaagagataa
- the LOC121123422 gene encoding thrombin inhibitor rhodniin, whose product MKKIAFILFIVKLFLALSQIDGLSTKASDCTVCEGCCDVSTSEPVCGEEGRQFLNECYAIHCAKVSIKCHAVCPCEKKCPNCPTIDVEAVCGRNNQTYQSKCLADCNSIFVECQHACPCWG is encoded by the exons ATGAAGAAGATTGCTTTCATTTTATTCATCGTGAAACTCTTTTTGGCGCTCTCTCAAATAGATGGTCTATCCACTAAAGCCAGTGACTGTACAGTTTGTGAAGGTTGCTGTGATGTTTCCACATCTGAACCCGTATGTGGTGAGGAGGGACGTCAATTCCTGAATGAATGCTACGCAATTCATTGTGCGAAG gTGAGCATCAAATGTCACGCTGTCTGCCCTTGTGAAAAGAAATGCCCTAACTGTCCTACCATTGATGTTGAGGCTGTTTGTGGACGCAATAATCAAACTTATCAGAGCAAA TGTTTAGCAGATTGTAATTCAATTTTCGTCGAATGTCAACATGCCTGTCCTTGTTGGGGATAA
- the scat gene encoding vacuolar protein sorting-associated protein 54: protein MKSSGKEHKWSPIDCGQNLPAVLNDPKKGKQKDFFTRSWGDSFVDTAPIPSSPYLYQLSEHAFTRYIRRVRKHLRPNARAKTPSLLNGTQASTPKKVIPPLSGIPKFFLDENFDLMKPEVFSYIFPFLMKSSKGNQNGMELSGFSSQSREVQECVTQHLDVVEINLGHHLAQKYHHFFQVMSYQDALMSQLKVLIKVVKELREDLRELYEPMNLSLKVSQLLRRKNNYERIQNRLNSMSFLHQTQPTIQLLLSNSEFSGALDLIRTSKDILRVELKGVVSFRHLFSQLDEIQVMISKILVSDFRGIIVTEVEKHTFLKRATCLDDLNEDNEDLNEGKLFSVIYGLLRLNSYTFLEELEESCANAVKNIIAKCVSVLPHSKDQASTTSYRVGEFARIATPEGWTDLFDMLLGSLIVLLRRVKLVQRIILTAIIKVNDLTDSSPLSLQCENNYTCQTQSLEDSSSQVLMNVCDLINERCATLLALRSKSEAISLMTLNELKTIEKLIFILNNEMKTLSFGNSGNCLYLTLLSQFLQFIQCFDERQREKITQIVTKEKWVKSVFDICELVDKCSQFPRFVSFFKTENTSNGHCISYKDEELSYDILESALAFLYIVIDYHMLSIELPVVKRELGFKLVDILCFYNSRICQYIIGLAALKFMTLPKISFINLYLTFNSIDFISRFIPILASEFEDTSNEHKKISESLSRQFDNAMNRYSDHKQEIVEKIIETLDDMQSKEFSAWTWDSKKSVPSQNFKKICRNINTFHETANSFLPKCILIQIMKKVHINFCRVVRNEIKRKQRKSPKVDRISRDLLSEMVYYGQSLLRITDIIPQHEASNDYFEKNLWD, encoded by the exons ATGAAATCATCGGGAAAGGAGCACAAGTGGAGTCCCATCGACTGCGGACAAAATCTTCCTGCTGTTTTAAATGATCCGAAGAAAG GAAAGCAAAAGGATTTCTTCACTCGAAGCTGGGGCGACTCCTTTGTAGATACAGCTCCAATTCCTTCATCtccttatttatatcaattatccGAGCATGCCTTTACTAG GTATATTCGTCGAGTCCGAAAGCATTTGCGGCCTAATGCAAGAGCTAAAACCCCGTCCCTCCTCAATGGAACACAGGCTTCTACTCCAAAAAA GGTTATTCCTCCTTTATCTGGTATTCCGAAGTTTTTCTTAGATGAGAACTTTGATCTTATGAAACCCGAGGTATTTTCCTACATTTTCCCATTCCTTATGAAGAGTTCAAAAGGAAATCAAAATGGAATGGAGCTCTCCGGTTTTTCTAGTCAGTCTAGAGAGGTTCAAGAATGTGTCACTCAGCATTTAGACGTTGTGGAAATTAATTTAGGTCATCATTTAGCACAGAAGTATCATCATTTCTTTCAAGTCATGTCCTACCAGGATGCTCTCATGTCCCAgctaaaagttttaattaaggTTGTGAAGGAGCTGAGAGAGGATTTGAGAGAGCTCTATGAACCCATGAACCTCTCTCTCAAGGTATCCCAGCTTCTTCGtcggaaaaataattatgaacgaATACAAAATAGGCTAAATTCTATGTCTTTTCTTCATCAAACTCAGCCTACTATTCAATTACTTCTCTCGAACTCTGAGTTCTCGGGTGCATTGGATTTAATTCGAACTTCCAAAGATATTTTACGGGTTGAACTCAAAGGTGTTGTTTCATTCCGTCATTTGTTCTCTCAATTGGATGAGATTCAAGTTATGATCAGCAAAATCCTGGTATCAGACTTTAGGGGAATAATTGTTACGGAAGTTGaaaaacacacttttttgaaaagagcAACGTGTCTGGACGACTTGAATGAAGATAACGAGGATTTAAATGAGGGGAAATTGTTTTCTGTTATTTATGGTTTATTACGTCTGAATTCTTATACCTTCTTAGAGGAATTGGAAGAGTCTTG tgCTAATGCTGTGAAGAATATTATTGCGAAATGCGTATCGGTTCTACCTCACTCCAAGGATCAAGCATCCACAACTTCATATAGAGTCGGGGAGTTTGCACGAATTGCAACCCCCGAGGGTTGGACAGATCTTTTTGACATGCTTTTGGGCTCACTCATTGTTTTGCTAAGGAGAGTAAAACTTGTTCAACGGATTATACTTACTGCCATTATAAAGGTCAATGATCTGACAGACTCATCTCCCTTATCATTACAGTGTGAAAATAACTACACATGTCAAACTCAGTCTTTAGAG gATTCTAGTAGTCAAGTACTCATGAATGTTTGTGACTTAATAAACGAACGATGTGCTACGTTACTTGCTCTACGCTCCAAGTCTGAAGCCATCTCTTTGATGACCCTCAATGAGCTTAAGaccattgaaaaattaatattcattctgAACAATGAGATGAAGACACTCTCTTTTGGGAACTCAGGGAACT gtcTCTACCTTACTCTTCTAAGTCAATTCCTGCAATTCATTCAGTGCTTTGATGAGCGTCAGCGCGAAAAAATAACGCAAATCGTGACTAAAGAGAAATGGGTTAAATCTGTTTTTGATATTTGCGAACTCGTAGACAAATGCTCTCAGTTTCCTAGATTTGTTTCATTCTTTAAAACCGAAAATACTTCAAATGGTCATTGCATATCCTACAAAGATGAAGAGCTTTCTTACGACATTCTGGAGAGTGCCTTAGCCTTTTTATACATAGTGATTGATTACCATATGCTCAGCATAGAACTCCCCGTAGTAAAAAGAGAATTAGGTTTCAAATTAGTTGACATTTTGTGCTTTTACAACTCAAGAATATGTCAGTACATCATTGGTCTAGCCGCCTTAAAGTTCATGACtcttccaaaaatatcatttatcaatttatatctaACCTTTAACTCTATAGATTTTATATCTAGATTCATACCTATCTTGGCCAGTGAATTTGAGGATACTTCCAATGAGCATAAAAAGATTTCTGAAAGTTTAAGTCGGCAATTTGATAATGCAATGAATAGGTACTCGGATCACAAACaggaaattgttgaaaaaattatcgaGACATTAGATGATATGCAGAGCAAGGAATTTTCAGCTTGGACTTGGGACAGTAAAAAATCAGTTCCTAGTcagaacttcaaaaaaatatgccGTAACATCAACACGTTTCATGAAACAGCTAATTCATTTCTTCCTAAATGTATTTTGATTCAGATTATGAAAAAAGTACACATTAACTTTTGTAGAGTCGTTCGTAACGAAATAAAGCGGAAGCAAAGAAAGTCCCCTAAAGTAGATCGGATTTCAAGAGATCTTCTCTCAGAAATGGTGTACTATGGCCAAAGTCTTTTAAGAATCACGGATATAATTCCTCAACACGAAGCTAGTAAtgattattttgagaaaaatttatggGATTAA
- the LOC121123418 gene encoding N-terminal kinase-like protein: MVWSFFSQNLGSQFPYSYPEEVGADCLRDLNVFRLYNGESNKGEEVSVFICENPAYMSYAKAAVQRLKTLKHPSILTYLESFESDKGIYLATERVTPLLLHLEKDLISYPEITRNQYIAYGIYALTKALSFMESEAKLKHNNIHSASVFVNSAGDWKLGGLEYVTPLSEKNPPTRIFSALSKYDPPEMGKMDQSTNTSLDAWGFGCLIWEMFNGSLGSTKNLSRLGHIPKDLCSSYMELVASNPRKRPSPKVLHSRLKNSYFKNDIIDTVSFLEELQIQEEDEKLVFYNNLPSKIDNIPVHICNRKILPHLINAFEFGNAGCTILNPLFKIGKYLSPEEFQAKIVPCVIKLFSSPDRNARFKLLSQIEHFIEHLSPKIINNQVFSQIQNGFIDREPIIREKTVISIIHLAPKLNFSNLDDKVVLMNFSRLLRDEVPGIRTNTTVCLGKIAPHLSNATRQKVLIGAFSSKLKDPFPPARIAALNALVATQEYYTLQEVALRILPVICHKMIDPDKSVRDQAFKVTRNFMEKLENNSENPDFKRIMEKEMENNTVVSAATDWASWAVGTLGAKFSKPSTDATKNNENKSSPPSVLSVEKIRPIPVEKPSSIQKDVNLIKDDVSTNDPNDGWDDDEWRDFDDESPTTELDFKSSSTVLQDNKVLNPTMRTPISHSAFSNNDIVVEDDSDWGVSSDGWESFDPLAEVSNTNGRSKKKGHSSKAGPLKLGAKNH, from the exons atgGTTTGGTCGTTTTTCAGTCAGAACCTGGGAAGTCAGTTTCCATATTCATATCCCGAAGAG GTTGGAGCAGATTGCCTCCGTGACCTCAATGTCTTCCGACTTTATAATGGAGAGTCAAACAAAGGGGAAGAAGTTTCTGTTTTTATATGCGAGAATCCTGCCTACATGTCCTATGCAAAAGCTGCAGTGCAGAGACTTAAAACCCTCAAACATCCAAGTATTCTAACTTATTTAGAGTCATTTGAATCGGACAAAGGGATTTATTTAG CTACGGAGCGGGTAACCCCACTGCTCCTTCATTTGGAAAAGGATCTCATCTCTTATCCAGAAATAACAAGGAACCAATATATCGCATATGGTATCTACGCTCTCACGAAAGCTCTCTCATTTATGGAATCTGAGGCAAAATTGAagcataataatatacattcagCCTCTGTTTTTGTCAATTCGGCGGGTGATTGGAAATTAGGGGGTCTAGAATACGTTACTCCTTTAAGTGAAAAGAATCCACCCACTCGAATATTTTCTGCTCTCAGCAAATATGACCCTCCAGAAATGGGTAAAATGGATCAATCTACAAATACATCCCTGGATGCTTGGGGGTTTGGATGTTTGATATGGGAAATGTTTAACGGTTCTTTGGGCTCTACGAAAAACCTGAGTAGGCTAGGACATATACCAAAGGATTTGTGCTCATCTTATATGGAATTGGTCGCCTCCAATCCCCGTAAACGTCCAAGTCCCAAGGTACTTCACAGTCGgctcaaaaattcatatttcaaaaatgatatcattGATACTGTTTCCTTTTTGGAAGAGCTTCAAATTCAGGAAGAAGATGAAAAGCTcgtgttttataataatttaccaTCAAAAATCGACAATATCCCTGTCCACATCTGTAATAGAAAAATACTTCCTCATTTAATTAATGCATTTGAATTTGGTAATGCAGGATGTACCATTCTTAATCCTCTTTTTAAAATTGGGAAATATTTAAGTCCCGAGGAGTTTCAAGCAAAGATTGTTCCCTGCGTTATCAAACTCTTTTCCTCACCGGATAGAAATGCAAGATTTAAACTTTTGAGTCAAATAGAACATTTTATTGAGCATTTAAgtcctaaaataataaacaatcaaGTGTTCTCTCAAATTCAAAATGGGTTCATTGATAGAGAGCCCATAATTCGGGAGAAAACCGTGATTTCAATAATTCACCTTgccccaaaattaaatttttctaatcttGATGATAAAGTAGTTCTTATGAATTTTAGTCGACTACTACGTGATGAAGTACCAGGAATCCGAACAAATACTACTGTTTGCCTAGGAAAGATTGCTCCTCATTTAAGCAATGCAACCCGTCAAAAAGTGTTAATTGGTGCCTTCTCTAGTAAGCTGAAGGATCCCTTCCCCCCGGCACGAATTGCCGCCTTGAATGCTCTTGTGGCAACCCAGGAGTATTACACTTTACAAGAAGTGGCCTTGCGCATTCTTCCAGTTATTTGTCATAAAATGATCGATCCAGATAAATCTGTGAGAGATCAGGCTTTCAAAGTTACGAGAAACTTTATGGAAAAGTTGGAGAATAATTCTGAGAATCCAGACTTTAAACGTATCATGGAAAAAGAAATGGAGAATAATACTGTTGTTTCAGCTGCCACAGACTGGGCTTCCTGGGCTGTTGGAACACTGGGTGCGAAATTTAGTAAGCCAAGTACTGATGCTACcaaaaataacgaaaataagTCATCACCTCCCTCCGTATTGTCCGTAGAGAAAATCAGACCCATTCCTGTAGAAAAGCCCTCTAGTATTCAAAAAGATGTGAACCTGATTAAAGATGATGTTAGTACTAACGACCCCAATGACGGCTGGGACGATGATGAATGGAGAGACTTTGatg ATGAATCACCTACAACTGAGCTGGACTTCAAAAGCTCGTCCACCGTACTTCAAGACAATAAAGTACTAAATCCCACGATGCGCACTCCCATAAGTCATTCAGCTTTCTCAAATAATGAT attgTGGTAGAGGATGACTCTGACTGGGGTGTAAGCAGTGATGGTTGGGAATCATTTGATCCTTTAGCTGAAGTAAGTAATACAAATGGTAGATCTAAGAAGAAAGGTCATTCTTCCAAAGCAGGGCCATTAAAATTAGGAgctaaaaatcattaa
- the LOC121122696 gene encoding uncharacterized protein — protein MDELEHLSSLISGITLTVIRLIELNLQVLNFQALYIRKRKSLVHRLLALEPPIKKICHLQGSLEEPESSPKKPQAQIVPLIHLSEPQDDWWEKFVSGFTLPEEWLKHFRMTQMTFRILTDELRPYLISSNETAIIKDPAKQMALTLYTLTQNISMMESGLLFGVSQNSVVNIVKKVCKAISLHLGPKYLKWPSDQNEVEELVRCFEREHGFPQCIGAIDNFFIQTRRSNSKFLNSLGFYSLNIQAICDYKYCFMDVMADSPGSVHVAEIFFNSSINKSFMSGNVSSFSRKLIPNTRPVPILLIGDSCYPLMPHLMIEYPLGGSNEKEKHFGSILRKAKEVIRCALYRLKARFRFLGRSADIPITDLPSLIRACFILHNVCEMFGQPIQENSDLRKCEEARKRLNSSHVQVISSAMQEGENIREVLSNYFMGTQGGPMNL, from the coding sequence ATGGATGAATTGGAACACTTAAGCTCCTTGATATCCGGGATTACTTTAACCGTAATAAGACTCATTGAGTTAAATTTACAAGTGTTAAACTTCCAAGCCCTATATATCCGAAAGAGAAAAAGTCTGGTTCATCGTCTCCTTGCCCTTGAACCACCTATAAAGAAGATATGCCACCTACAAGGGAGTCTTGAGGAACCTGAAAGTTCCCCTAAAAAGCCTCAAGCTCAGATTGTCCCATTAATCCATTTAAGTGAGCCCCAAGATGACTGGTGGGAAAAATTTGTGAGTGGGTTCACACTACCTGAGGAATGGTTAAAACACTTTCGGATGACTCAGATGACGTTTCGAATACTAACAGACGAATTACGACCCTATCTCATCTcatcaaacgaaactgcaataATTAAGGACCCTGCCAAACAAATGGCACTCACATTATACACTTTAACTCAAAATATCTCCATGATGGAGTCTGGGCTATTATTTGGAGTTTCTCAGAACTCAGTAGTGAATATTGTTAAGAAAGTATGCAAAGCGATATCCCTTCATCTTGGacccaaatatttgaaatggcCTTCAGATCAAAATGAAGTGGAGGAGTTGGTTCGATGCTTTGAGAGAGAGCACGGGTTTCCTCAATGCATCGGTgctattgacaatttttttattcaaacaaggAGATCAAACAGCAAGTTTTTAAATTCTCTaggattttattcattaaatatacaagCCATTTGTGACTACAAATATTGCTTTATGGATGTGATGGCGGATAGTCCTGGGAGTGTTCATGTTgcggaaatattttttaattccagtattaataaatcatttatgagTGGAAATGTATCATCATTCAGTCGTAAACTCATTCCTAATACGCGTCCCGTTCCAATTCTACTTATTGGAGATTCATGCTATCCATTGATGCCTCATTTGATGATAGAATACCCTTTAGGTGGTTcgaatgaaaaggaaaaacatttcGGGAGTATTTTAAGGAAGGCAAAAGAAGTCATTCGATGCGCTCTGTACCGCCTTAAAGCCCGTTTCAGATTTTTGGGTCGATCTGCAGATATTCCAATCACTGACCTTCCTAGTTTAATCCGTGCCTGCTTCATTTTGCACAATGTCTGTGAAATGTTTGGACAACCCATTCAAGAGAATTCTGATCTTAGGAAATGTGAAGAGGCTAGAAAGAGACTTAATTCCTCTCACGTCCAAGTCATATCAAGTGCAATGCAAGAGGGAGAAAATATAAGGGAAGTTCTCTCAAATTACTTTATGGGAACACAAGGGGGGCCAATGAATCTGTga